Proteins from a genomic interval of Deltaproteobacteria bacterium HGW-Deltaproteobacteria-18:
- a CDS encoding 5'/3'-nucleotidase SurE codes for MDILLTNDDGIRAVGLRAFYGALIKAGHRVHVAAPMTEQSAVGHSVTLFSPLRVKQVEETGFSGLGISGTPADCVKLALSHLLPRRPDMIVSGINSGANVGVDVLYSGTVSAATEGALAGIPAMAVSVDDFHPEELSAQAEYAVRMLDGEFWTSFPRHCVLNLNFPAGPFENAKGLKVCSQTSSTYRDWYDERNDPRGNPYYWLCGIIPPENVEPESDRGYLSRGYITATPLTFDLTHAGYLEALTRHLAKNE; via the coding sequence ATGGACATTCTCCTCACAAATGACGACGGAATCAGAGCAGTAGGACTGCGCGCCTTTTACGGCGCCTTGATCAAGGCCGGACACAGGGTGCACGTGGCCGCACCCATGACCGAGCAGAGCGCGGTAGGGCATTCGGTGACCCTGTTTTCTCCACTGAGGGTCAAGCAGGTGGAGGAAACGGGGTTTTCCGGCCTTGGCATTTCCGGCACTCCGGCGGATTGCGTCAAGCTGGCATTGAGCCACCTGCTGCCAAGGCGCCCGGACATGATCGTGTCGGGAATCAACTCAGGCGCCAACGTGGGAGTGGACGTGCTCTATTCGGGCACGGTATCCGCGGCCACCGAAGGGGCCCTGGCGGGCATCCCGGCCATGGCGGTGTCCGTGGACGATTTTCATCCTGAAGAGCTTTCCGCACAGGCCGAATACGCGGTGCGGATGCTTGACGGGGAATTCTGGACTTCCTTTCCCCGTCATTGCGTGCTGAATCTGAATTTTCCCGCCGGGCCGTTTGAAAACGCCAAGGGGCTCAAGGTCTGCAGTCAGACCTCGTCCACCTACCGGGACTGGTACGACGAGAGAAACGATCCCAGGGGAAATCCATATTACTGGCTGTGCGGGATCATCCCGCCGGAAAATGTGGAGCCCGAATCGGATCGGGGATATCTGAGTCGAGGTTACATCACCGCCACCCCTTTGACTTTTGATCTGACTCATGCCGGATATCTGGAAGCATTGACCCGGCATCTGGCCAAGAACGAATAA
- the fba gene encoding fructose-1,6-bisphosphate aldolase, class II, with the protein MPLTTPKEMFARGYAEGFAVGGFNVNNMEIIQGIMEAGNLEKSPLILQVSAGARRYAGQGYIIKLMEAALADNDLPVCLHLDHGQNFEICKEVIDGGFTSVMIDGSHLSFEENIALTKQVVAYAHDRGVWVEAELGQLAGVEDDVDVEHSVYTNPDQAAEFVGRTGCDSLAIAIGTSHGAYKFAGEAKLDFDRLEKIKALLPGYPIVLHGASSVPQEFVDMANQYGAKIAGAKGVPEDLLRKAAASAVCKINIDTDIRLAMTATIRKYLADNPSHFDPRQYLLVARDAVRDMVAHKIRNVLGSSNKI; encoded by the coding sequence ATGCCCCTGACCACACCCAAGGAAATGTTTGCCCGAGGTTACGCCGAAGGCTTTGCCGTCGGTGGTTTCAACGTGAACAACATGGAGATCATCCAGGGTATCATGGAGGCCGGAAACCTCGAGAAATCCCCTCTCATCCTGCAGGTTTCCGCCGGCGCCCGCCGCTACGCCGGACAGGGGTACATCATCAAGCTCATGGAGGCCGCCCTGGCCGACAATGATCTGCCGGTCTGCCTGCACCTCGACCATGGCCAGAATTTCGAAATTTGCAAGGAAGTCATCGACGGCGGCTTCACTTCCGTCATGATCGACGGTTCGCACCTGTCCTTCGAGGAAAACATCGCCCTGACCAAACAGGTCGTGGCCTATGCCCACGATCGTGGCGTCTGGGTCGAGGCGGAGCTCGGACAGCTCGCAGGCGTGGAGGACGACGTGGATGTGGAGCACAGCGTGTACACCAACCCGGATCAGGCAGCGGAGTTTGTCGGCCGCACGGGTTGCGACTCCCTGGCCATTGCCATCGGCACCAGTCACGGGGCCTACAAGTTTGCCGGTGAGGCCAAGCTCGACTTCGATCGTTTGGAGAAGATCAAGGCCCTGCTGCCCGGTTACCCCATCGTGCTGCACGGCGCGTCGTCCGTGCCCCAGGAATTTGTGGACATGGCCAACCAGTACGGCGCCAAGATCGCCGGGGCCAAGGGCGTGCCCGAAGACCTGCTGCGCAAGGCGGCTGCCTCGGCCGTGTGCAAGATCAATATCGACACCGATATCCGTCTGGCCATGACCGCCACCATCCGCAAGTATCTGGCCGACAATCCTTCCCATTTCGATCCGCGCCAGTATCTGCTGGTGGCCAGGGACGCAGTGCGGGACATGGTGGCACACAAGATCAGGAACGTTCTGGGTTCATCCAATAAAATCTAA
- the gap gene encoding type I glyceraldehyde-3-phosphate dehydrogenase gives MAVKIALNGFGRIGRYLARILAGNQDVQLVCVNARGDNASLAYLLKYDSVHGTFAGDVEPNEQGFLLNGKQVLVTRNAPDAWDWKGVDILVESTGKFNDRENCKKHLAAGAKKVLISAPCKDADLTVVMGVNDGLYNPAEHLIISNASCTTNCLAPAAKALNDTFGIKHGLMTTIHSYTMSQRMLDGTHKDIRRGRAGAMNMLPTTTGAAKAVSLVIPALAGKLDGMAVRVPTPNVSLVDLVVEVEKPTTAAEVNAILKAAASGPEGGAMGYTEVPLVSMDYVGSIYGGVVDGLCTSVINGTMVKIIVWYDNEAGFTNQLLRLARMVGASV, from the coding sequence ATGGCTGTCAAAATCGCACTCAATGGTTTTGGTCGCATCGGGCGCTACCTCGCACGCATCCTGGCCGGAAACCAGGATGTGCAGCTGGTCTGCGTAAACGCCCGCGGCGACAACGCATCTCTTGCGTATCTGCTCAAATACGACTCGGTTCACGGCACTTTTGCCGGTGATGTCGAGCCCAACGAACAGGGATTTCTGCTGAACGGCAAGCAGGTGCTGGTCACCCGCAACGCTCCGGACGCCTGGGACTGGAAGGGTGTCGACATTCTCGTAGAGTCCACGGGCAAGTTCAATGATCGTGAAAACTGCAAGAAGCATCTGGCGGCCGGAGCAAAAAAGGTGCTCATCTCCGCCCCCTGCAAAGACGCCGATCTCACCGTGGTCATGGGCGTCAATGACGGGCTCTACAACCCGGCCGAACACCTGATCATCTCCAACGCCTCCTGCACCACCAACTGTCTGGCTCCTGCGGCCAAGGCGCTGAACGACACTTTCGGCATCAAGCACGGGCTCATGACCACCATTCACTCTTACACCATGAGCCAGCGCATGCTCGACGGCACCCACAAGGACATCCGTCGCGGGCGTGCCGGGGCCATGAACATGCTGCCCACGACCACGGGCGCGGCCAAGGCAGTGAGCCTGGTCATCCCGGCCCTGGCGGGCAAGCTCGACGGCATGGCCGTGCGTGTGCCCACGCCCAACGTGTCCCTGGTGGACCTGGTCGTGGAAGTGGAGAAGCCGACCACGGCGGCCGAGGTCAACGCGATCCTGAAGGCCGCGGCCAGCGGACCCGAAGGCGGGGCCATGGGCTACACCGAGGTTCCGCTCGTTTCCATGGACTACGTCGGCAGCATCTACGGCGGTGTGGTCGACGGCCTGTGCACCTCGGTCATTAACGGAACCATGGTCAAGATCATCGTCTGGTACGACAACGAGGCCGGCTTCACCAACCAGCTGCTGCGCCTGGCCAGGATGGTCGGGGCATCCGTGTGA
- a CDS encoding DNA polymerase III subunit alpha produces MSGFTHLHCHSEYSLLDGAIRLRDLCARAVDFGFSSAAITDHGNLFGSVPFYLEAKKHGIKPIIGSEVYIADDMHERENKKRFHLVLLAQNLIGYHNLVKIVSAGFLEGFYYKPRVDKKYLRAHSEGLICLSACLQGEVPYALRHGTFDSALLKAKEYMEIFPDRFYLELQSNGLKEQEVVNDRLMELARETGLPLVATNDCHYLNKDDYEAHDILLCVGTGKIASEKQRLKFDTNEFYYKAPEEMEAAFANCPEAVENAGRIADMCEVELKLKQHFFPVYDVPEGVTLDQEFRRLSEEGLRERIAALPYEVDEAAYRERLELELSVIIEKGFPAYFLIVQDFINWAKSQNIPVGPGRGSAAGSLVSYALRITDLDPIRYALFFERFLNVERASMPDIDVDFCYNRRDEVIRYVSDKYGADHVAQIVAFGTMKAKGAIRDVARALDVSLKDADRIAKLIPEDLKMTLTKALDEEPELRTLIDSDPQYRKLYDVARRLEGLARHSSIHAAGIVISQKPMVEYLPLHKGKNGEVVTQLDMKKVELIGLIKFDFLGLKTLTVIDDALKLIRKNNKPVPVLEKLPLDDPQTFELLCRGETDGVFQLESDGMRRVLRGLKPSCFEDIIALLALYRPGPLESGMVDDFIGRKHGLRKVEYEFEELAPVVHPILEDTYGVILYQEQVMKIASDLAKYSLGEGDNLRRAMGKKDPAEMAKQRVRFLDGARENNISQEAAEYIFDLMEKFAGYGFNKSHSAAYAVISYQTAYVKAHYPAEFMAAIITSEVSNTDKILAHVSACRDMDIEVLPPDVNRSYNEFTVEGESIRYGLSGIKGVGEGAVESIVEEREKGGDFTSLLDFCQRVNLRKVNKRVLDSLVKSGAMDSFGCSRRALLEGLDKVQAMAQKRAKRKTSGQLSFMGMVEENTCNLTGLGIEGEEAALPEFGDDEKCRMEKEAFGFFLIGHPLQPFRQEIRRLGYPTLAQCADLTEKSPVQIPVLVTSMKTINTKKGDRMAFCGIEDLSGSGEAIVFSEPYVTYRELLTCEEPLLMTGVVAKRDSMNEENEDGPKKAKVLAESFKLLSEVVGSGTEPVVLFVRAEGQDPDWAGLGEIVTRYPGQAPVQVDLGRGEYVCRLQFGPDFMVAPCPEFWREFEQWRLVRT; encoded by the coding sequence ATGAGCGGTTTTACCCATCTGCATTGCCATTCCGAGTACAGCCTTCTTGACGGCGCCATCCGCCTCAGGGACCTGTGCGCCCGGGCCGTTGATTTCGGCTTTTCCTCGGCCGCCATCACAGATCATGGCAATCTCTTCGGTTCCGTGCCTTTCTATCTCGAAGCCAAGAAGCACGGCATTAAGCCCATCATCGGCAGCGAAGTCTACATCGCCGACGACATGCACGAGCGGGAGAACAAGAAGCGTTTTCACCTGGTTCTACTGGCCCAGAACCTCATCGGCTACCACAACCTGGTCAAGATTGTGTCCGCCGGTTTTCTTGAGGGGTTCTATTACAAACCCCGCGTGGACAAGAAATATCTGCGCGCCCACTCCGAGGGCCTCATCTGCCTTTCGGCCTGTCTGCAGGGCGAGGTGCCTTATGCTCTGCGACACGGCACTTTCGACAGTGCCCTGCTCAAGGCCAAAGAATACATGGAGATCTTTCCGGACCGCTTCTATCTGGAGTTGCAGTCCAATGGCCTGAAAGAGCAGGAGGTCGTCAACGACAGGCTCATGGAGCTGGCCAGGGAGACGGGCCTGCCTCTGGTCGCCACCAACGACTGCCACTATCTGAACAAGGACGACTACGAGGCCCACGACATCCTCCTGTGCGTGGGCACGGGCAAGATCGCATCGGAAAAGCAGCGTCTCAAGTTCGACACCAACGAATTTTACTACAAGGCCCCCGAAGAGATGGAGGCCGCCTTCGCCAACTGTCCCGAGGCCGTGGAAAACGCGGGCCGCATTGCGGACATGTGCGAGGTGGAACTGAAGCTCAAGCAGCATTTCTTCCCGGTCTACGACGTGCCCGAGGGCGTGACCCTGGACCAGGAATTTCGCCGCCTGTCCGAAGAGGGGCTAAGGGAGCGCATCGCCGCCCTGCCTTACGAGGTGGACGAGGCCGCTTACCGCGAGCGCCTGGAACTCGAACTCAGCGTCATCATCGAGAAGGGCTTTCCGGCCTATTTCCTGATCGTTCAGGACTTCATCAACTGGGCGAAATCGCAGAACATCCCGGTCGGTCCCGGTCGAGGTTCGGCTGCCGGATCGCTGGTCTCGTACGCGCTCAGGATCACGGACCTGGACCCCATCCGCTACGCGCTCTTCTTTGAGAGGTTTTTGAACGTGGAGCGTGCGTCCATGCCTGATATAGACGTGGATTTCTGCTACAACAGGCGCGACGAGGTCATCCGCTACGTCTCGGATAAATACGGGGCCGACCACGTGGCCCAGATCGTGGCTTTTGGGACCATGAAGGCCAAGGGCGCCATCCGCGATGTGGCCCGGGCTCTTGATGTCAGCCTCAAGGACGCCGACCGCATCGCCAAGCTCATCCCCGAAGACCTGAAAATGACCCTGACCAAGGCCCTGGACGAGGAGCCTGAGCTGCGCACCCTCATCGACAGCGACCCGCAGTACAGAAAACTCTACGATGTCGCCCGGCGCCTTGAGGGCCTGGCCCGGCACTCGTCCATCCACGCCGCCGGCATCGTCATCTCCCAGAAGCCCATGGTCGAGTACCTGCCCCTGCACAAGGGCAAGAACGGGGAGGTCGTGACCCAGCTCGACATGAAGAAGGTCGAGCTTATCGGGCTCATCAAGTTCGACTTTCTGGGCCTTAAAACCCTGACCGTCATCGACGATGCGCTCAAACTCATTCGCAAGAACAACAAGCCCGTGCCTGTTCTTGAGAAACTCCCCCTCGACGACCCGCAGACCTTCGAACTTCTGTGCCGTGGCGAGACGGACGGCGTGTTTCAGCTGGAATCCGACGGCATGCGCCGGGTCTTGCGCGGCCTCAAGCCCTCCTGCTTCGAGGACATCATCGCGCTTCTGGCCCTGTACCGGCCTGGTCCCCTGGAATCGGGCATGGTTGACGATTTCATCGGCCGCAAGCACGGGCTGCGCAAGGTCGAGTACGAGTTCGAGGAGTTGGCCCCCGTGGTCCACCCCATCCTGGAGGACACATACGGCGTCATCCTCTACCAGGAACAGGTCATGAAGATCGCTTCGGATCTGGCCAAGTATTCCCTGGGTGAAGGCGACAACCTGCGCCGGGCCATGGGCAAGAAGGACCCGGCGGAGATGGCCAAGCAGCGGGTCCGTTTCCTGGACGGTGCGCGGGAGAACAACATTTCCCAGGAGGCGGCCGAATACATCTTCGACCTCATGGAGAAGTTCGCGGGCTACGGGTTCAACAAGTCCCACAGCGCCGCCTACGCCGTCATCTCCTATCAGACGGCCTACGTGAAGGCCCATTATCCGGCCGAGTTCATGGCCGCCATCATCACCTCGGAAGTGTCCAACACCGACAAGATCCTGGCTCATGTCAGCGCCTGCCGGGACATGGACATCGAAGTCCTGCCTCCGGACGTGAACCGCAGCTACAACGAGTTCACCGTCGAGGGAGAGTCCATCCGCTACGGCCTCTCCGGCATCAAGGGCGTGGGCGAGGGGGCTGTCGAGTCCATCGTGGAGGAGCGGGAAAAGGGCGGGGATTTCACCAGTCTGCTCGATTTCTGCCAGCGCGTGAATCTGCGCAAGGTCAACAAGAGGGTGCTCGATTCCCTCGTCAAATCGGGCGCCATGGACAGTTTCGGGTGCTCGCGCCGGGCGTTGCTGGAGGGCCTCGACAAGGTCCAGGCCATGGCCCAGAAACGGGCCAAGCGCAAAACCTCCGGCCAGCTCTCGTTCATGGGCATGGTCGAGGAGAACACCTGCAACCTGACGGGGCTCGGCATCGAAGGCGAAGAGGCCGCGCTGCCTGAATTCGGGGATGACGAGAAGTGCCGCATGGAAAAGGAGGCCTTCGGGTTTTTCCTCATCGGCCATCCCTTGCAGCCCTTCCGCCAGGAGATCAGGCGGCTGGGCTACCCGACCCTGGCCCAGTGCGCGGACCTCACCGAAAAATCGCCGGTGCAGATACCGGTCCTGGTCACGTCGATGAAGACCATCAACACCAAGAAGGGTGACCGCATGGCCTTTTGCGGCATCGAGGACCTGAGCGGTTCGGGCGAGGCCATCGTCTTTTCGGAGCCGTACGTGACCTACCGCGAGCTGCTGACCTGCGAGGAGCCCCTGCTCATGACCGGCGTTGTGGCCAAGCGCGACTCCATGAACGAGGAGAACGAGGACGGGCCCAAGAAAGCCAAGGTTCTGGCCGAGTCCTTCAAGCTGCTCTCGGAGGTGGTCGGATCGGGCACGGAGCCGGTGGTCCTTTTCGTGCGCGCCGAGGGGCAGGACCCCGACTGGGCCGGGCTGGGCGAGATCGTCACGCGTTATCCGGGGCAGGCTCCGGTGCAGGTCGATCTCGGCCGCGGGGAATACGTGTGCAGGCTCCAGTTCGGGCCGGATTTCATGGTGGCGCCGTGCCCGGAATTTTGGCGTGAATTCGAACAATGGCGATTGGTCCGAACCTAA
- the queD gene encoding 6-carboxytetrahydropterin synthase QueD, producing the protein MCMTQGQWRLRVSSDFSSSHQLRHYEGKCENMHGHNFTVEVDVVGESLDPKLGILMDFKALKRLLKEVTDELDHRHLNDLPDFAEQNPSSELLARFVFRRMKVLLAPYPVRLAEVMVSEKASSRAYYSEGPA; encoded by the coding sequence GTGTGCATGACACAAGGGCAATGGCGGCTTCGGGTGAGCTCGGATTTCAGCTCCTCGCATCAGCTGCGGCATTACGAGGGCAAGTGCGAGAACATGCACGGCCACAATTTCACCGTCGAGGTCGACGTGGTCGGCGAGAGCCTCGACCCAAAGCTTGGCATCCTGATGGACTTCAAGGCGCTCAAGCGTTTGCTGAAAGAGGTCACCGACGAACTCGACCACAGGCATCTGAACGACTTGCCGGATTTTGCCGAGCAGAATCCCTCTTCGGAGCTGCTGGCCCGCTTCGTGTTCCGGCGCATGAAAGTCCTGCTGGCCCCGTATCCGGTCCGTTTGGCCGAGGTCATGGTCTCGGAGAAAGCCAGTTCCAGGGCCTATTACTCGGAAGGACCGGCCTGA